In Magnolia sinica isolate HGM2019 chromosome 16, MsV1, whole genome shotgun sequence, the genomic window AGAGTTTTAATCATATTTTTATGGGTGGATCAGCGGAGTTTTGAATCATTCTGATTTTGGAATCAAGGCCAGACAAGGGGTCACGtaactgatggacggttggatttcatgcatgttaaATCATGGGTGCCCAGGCCAAGTAGGCAAGTGTTTTACAACTAATAAACTTACTCATTCGATTTAAACATAGAAAATCATAGAATGATGACAAGCGTACATTCAAGTTCATCACAattcatggcccatccatggtggggcctaccttctcaggtgggtcatacacaTTTTAGTAGCCCGCGGACTAACGGACTTCTGCCCAAAAGAGAAACCCAAGAATTTTATTATCGAAGGAAATGAAAACGAGAAAGGCAAGAAAACCAGTTGGCAAGCAGATGGATGCGCccagaaagaaattaaaaaacaCGACTGCTTTCCCATTGCATTGACTGCTGGAGTGAGATtctcattttaattaaaaaagcAAAACAAATCCCTTGCTTTTTGTTATTTGTTCAAATGCTATTTGTCTGATCTGCCGTTGGAATCCCTCTTTAAAAACAAATCGTTCGCACATTTCTTGCTCCCCTTTTCCTTATTTTCCATTGCTGTATTCCCCAAACCTTCTCAATAATCTCTTCCATGTCTTAGAACCCTTCTACCAGATCTAAAGAAATCCCAGAGCTAGGGCTTGGAGAGAAGAAATGGACTGTGGATTTTGATCAAAACAAGCGGGGTAAGATCTGTTCTTTTCCGAACGTAATGGCCACGGAGAAGCTCGGCTCTAAAGGCCAGGCATggtgagtctctctctctctctctctctctctctctctctctctctctctctctctctctctctctctctcatgtggaAACGAACATTTTCAAACCACATTTTTCAGGTTCTGTACCACAGGACTACCAAGCGACATTGTAATCGAAGTAGATGAAATGACATTTCATCTCCATAAGGTAATCCAAATGCAATTCTCcctatttctcttcctttctcattTGCTGGATCTGGAATTCCTAATTCCTTGGATTTCTTGGATTCTCCTTTCTCAGTTTCCATTGATGGCGAAGAGTCAGAAGCTCCATGAGCTTATGACAGAGCAAGAATCGAATCCTGAGAGAAAGAAAATCTCAGCTGAAGGaattgaagaagaaggagaagaagaaatctGCTGCATTTCTTTATCGGAATTCCCCGGCGGCTCTGAAGCCTTTGAGGCCGCAGCGAAGTTCTGCTACGGCGTCAAGATCGAACTGACTCCGTCGAACGTAGCTCCGCTCCGATGCGCCGGTGAATACCTCGAGATGACGGAGGAATTCTCCGAGGACAATCTCATCTCAAAGACGGAGCGGTTCCTCACGCAATCAGTTTTCCGGAACCTCAGAGATTGCATCGAGACATTGAAATCCTGCGACAATCTGATGCCGCTGGCTGAAGCACTGAGCATCCCACAGCGGTGCATCGAGTCGATTGCAACAAGGGCCTCTTCGTCCGATCTGCCGTCGTCGGCGCTGTTCGGCTGGCCGGTGAACGATGAGGCCAGGGGCGACCAGAAACTCACGAGCCAGATCCTGTGGAATGGGATAGACACTGGAATCCGACCTAAGAACCTGGTCCGTTCGTCTGCAAGCGATTCCTGGTTCGAAGATCTGACGGGCCTGAGCTTGCCGCTCTACAAGCAGCTGATTTCAGCGATGAAAGCTCGAGATCTTAGCTCGGATGTCATCGAAGGAGCTTTGGTTTCTTACGCGAAGAGATTGATTCCCGGTCTCTCGAGGTCGAGTAGGAAGCAGTCATCTGGCTCCATGGCGTCGGAATTCGAACAGAGAGAGCTCTTGGAGACTGTAATTATGAATCTGCCATTGAAGAGGAGAACAGCGACGGGGAGCGCGGCACCGACGACTACGAGATTTCTGTTTGGACTGTTGAGGACTGCGAATATACTGAGAGCTTCGGAGGATTGCCGGGCCACGTTGGAGAGGAGAATTGGGCAGCAGCTGGAGCAGGCGACGTTGGACGATCTCCTTCTGCCGAGCTATTCGTACCTGATTGAGACACTCTACGATGTCGATTGCGTGGAGAGGATCTTGATGCATTTTCTTGAAGGTTTGGATGAAAGATCAACGGTCGGGATCAGCAATCGGCACGGCGACCATGAAGAGAGCGGCAGATCACCGCCACCGATAAATCCAGTGATGTTGGTGGGCAAGCTGATCGACGGCTACCTGTCGGAGATCGCTTCCGATGCGAATCTGAAGCCGGAGAAGTTCTACGATCTTGCGTTCGCGCTTCCTGATCATGCGAGGCTCTTCGACGATGGGCTCTATCGGGCCATTGACGTTTATCTCAAGGTATGAGCTTTGATCAGACGCATCTGAccgttaaaaagaaaaataatttatttCATCGGCTATGATCTGGGATGGGCGGAATTGTTGTACGGAGCGGATGCAGTAGCTTAGTTCAGCATTTTGGTTAGACGCGTCTGATAAAAAGACAACAAAAGGAAGCCATTTCGTTGGCTATTTACGTGGACTCGTACATAAGTAACTTCATCTGTTTCGGAAGCGTCCTTTCAGCGAATCTGCTCACAGCCAATGAAATATTTCAAATTGGCCGGACGCGTCTGTTCCATCATTCTGGTTGGATGAGAAAAactctgatactctggcagagtgtgatgatgatacgcaggcacttggaaattggaTGCTTGGAATACAAGTAATTCCAAATAAACCGTCAACATTTTGGATACCAGTTTAGGTAAAACATAAACAAATAATTAGGCTTGGTTGATTATATGACCATTAGATTGATGGACATTAATTTCACGGTCCTAAATGAAAAAACATCTTATGGTCTTATTTCAGTAACCATGCGTCTACGACACAGTGAAGTTCCACAATTTTGTCGGTCTACatggtgcctgcgtatcaagcttttcgcagccagagtatcaaataactcccatgCTGGTTTCACTGAAAGTTTTTTTCGAGTTCCTAAAATACCCCACAAAAGTCCGCGGACTGATCGGGTCTATGCTGGCAATTCGGTAATTTTCGTGCAGGCACATCCGTGGATTTCGCAGGAAGACAGGGAGAAGCTCTGCGGGGTGATGGACTGCCAGAAGCTCACGTTAGAGGCGTGCACTCATGCAGCCCAGAACGAGCGCCTGCCCCTGCGCGCTGTGGTGCAGGTCCTCTTCTTCGAGCAGCTTCAGCTCCGTCACGCCATCGCCGGCTCCATCCTCGCCACCGATGCCGCAGGGCCGCCGCTGCCCCTCGACTCGGCTCGTTCGTCCGGCGTGGGGGCCGGCGCTGTGGCGCTGCCGGGAGACGGCGGGGATACATGGCAGGCGGCGATTCGGGAGAACCAGGTCCTGCGGCTGGACATGGACAGCATGCGGTCGCGCGTGCAGGAGCTGGAGCGCGAGTGCACAACGATGAGGAAGGCGATAGAGAAGATAGACAAGGGAGTTGTGGGCGGAGGAAATGCCGGAGGGTGGAGCTCGTTCACGAAGAAATTCGGGTGTAAGTTCAAGACCCAGGTCTGTGATTCGCATGAAAGAGCAGTTGTGGAAGCTAGAAAAGTAAGACAGCAGCAGCTGCAGGAACGGCAGCAAAGCTTGTAGCTCTATCTTTCATCTCTGCTctggtcttctttttttttccttgtctCTTCTTTCTTTGAGGTGAGTGGTTTTGATTCATCTAGGAGGTTTGAATTGGTTCTTGTGTTGCTTGTTTGATGATTTTTGTATAGGATTGGGAAGGTTAGTAGAAATGAACGTAATTCAATACGTGCTAACGCGGAACGTGTGTACTCGATCAGGGCTTCTCATCTGGTTGGAAATGTTGCTCAGATCTTCGGTCACAAAAATCAAGTAGGTAGGCCACATCTTAGGTGTGAAtggccttttttttgttttttttttttttttacgcagCTTCGGTGTTGTGGATCcgttacagtgggacccaccgtgttgtatgtgttttatatccacgccgtccatccgttttgcctgctcattttagggcatgaacccaaaatgaagtagatccaaatctcaagtggaccatacgataggaaagagtggtgactgaacgcccaccgttaaaaacatcctacggcaccgtattgtttatttgcatcacaacttattgataaggttaGACCAGACCGAGctagaagaagggaaaacacaaatatcagctagattcaaaacttttttgtggcccctgagaagtttttaatagtgggcgatGAATCACCACTCgtcgtgtggtccaattgagatttaataagctggcaaaacagatggacggcatggatataaaacgaatacatcacggtggtccccacaatTACGAAACCACCGAAGCCGTGTccttgatttttaggccagaagatctaaacagtgtacCACAACTCATGAAAAGATTTGCTTCCATGCGTGTGTTCCTTATTGGCACGTGTACATGAATGCGAATGGGCAGGCCCCACGCGTGTGTAATTAGCAAAACTCAGGTCACTGGTTACTACTTGCTACAATTTTTGCTTGCAACAATCGCGAGTTGTGGCAGCTCATCCACAGTGGTAGCCAGGGAATTGCGCCGATAAGTCAATCCTAGCCGTTCAATTATGGGCCATCGTGTACTCTGTTTGAAAGGAAGTAGTCAGCCGTTCGAACTTACATAGTGGGTCGGCCGCTGTGCAATGGACGAGTTGCTGAGAAACCGTTGGAATCCTTTGTTTTAAATTGGAATTCTTTGTTCATGCTTCCCGCGTTTTACGTTCTTTGTTGAAGACTTGGAGTACGTGAACTTTCAAACACGGCCCCATCTTTCCCGCCACTCATTTGGGTGGGAAATCCAAGCCGTTTGAACGAGGGCCACACCAGAAAGATCCCATGGGACAAAAATCAGGATGGTCTACACATATTGGGTTCCATACCATggaaatcaatggatggatgatggtcCAAGTCAAAGCCCATATAATGACTGCACGGCCCTGCCTACTTCtcatcatttcttcttttatcttttCATCATTCGATATTTTCGTACCAATCTATTTTAGACGACGGTTGTAATTTCAGAAAGTCCGGGAGGAATTGTATGATATAAGTGGCCAGCATTTTTTCAATcagcacaagtggggcccatggtttggtaatccagaccattattttattttgtccTAATTCAGACAGATTGAGACTCAGAGATTTCCTTGACAGGACAATCTTGACCTATTGATTTTCCACCCTACAGATAGATGGTTAGGAAGAGTAATACAACCGAAAAAGGTCAATGTTTGGTCCCAGGGATACCGTAATCTGAGACATTCTTGAGGCATTCTCCATCCACCGTGGGACTCAAGTTACCCAACAaaacaacggtctggattgccacaCCACATGCGGTCAACGTACCGAATAATTCGGTGTAGACATGGTGGTGTAACACATGACACATGAAAGCCGAACCATTGGTTGTGAAatgattttttatatatctatAAGTTTTCTTTTAGATTGATGGTGACTCTTGGGCGTACCACAGTAAAAGTATAAGCAATGCACATGGTGCTACTGCCTGCAATACATTGATACAAGCGCAAAACAGGGGAGTGAGTGCGCATTGTACCCTGCGCGTATTGCTGCAAGGCACCTTGTTTGAAAGTGACGTACGTTTTAGAATTGCGCGCGCATCTGACTCGGAAATGGAAGGAACGCTACGTGCACTCGCAGGAGTGCGAATTGGAACAGCTCCCACGTGGGAATAAGAAGCACCTGTGCGAAATCCGGACTTGTTTGCCATGCATCAAAAGTCAGGATGATATGGGTATTGGATGGGCCGCATGTGTGTAAAGATAAATGAACGGTTGATCGGTTCGGCATGATTTTGAGACAGGACACCGTGTCTGGTGAGCGGCTTTTGTCTGGCTCACGTGATACACGTTTCTAGCGGTTAATAGAAGTTGACCAACTCTTCCAATTTTTTCGTAGCTCACTTCGTAATTACGTGTAGCTCCTCTTTACCAATGTgtgatgatcagaaccgttgatctTGTGGGTCACCACATGAATAAGCGATGTCCAGAAGCAACAGATTGGATTATGATAGCGATACGGTTAGTGGCCTCAGAAATAACGATTAGAGCAACGGTCCACATTTGACCAGCAAAACTTACAATTGGATGTTCAATCAGCTCAACTTTTTTGCGCATATCCCATCCACACATCACCCCACCAGACCAACGATTTGATTACCGCACATGTTTGTGAATGCACCGTGTGATTGTTCAATCAAAGTTTTGTATATATGGTTACCtatctacagtgggccccacaatattaACGGCTTAGGTTGAGTTTATGTACTAAATACGTATCCTTCTTCTTTCCTGTTGGATTCAACGTATCCAAACATGCTCCCAAAATGCCATGGCTAGATGATGATCGAGAACGTCCATtcaccatgtgggccacatgtgtcaGTTGTATACAGATCTTTGGTCCTATCGTTTGATTTTTAATACTCGTGTAGCACGCATGATAAGTGAACCGTTCCCATTGAATGTAACCTCACATAGTGTGAATGGTcttgatctcacacacgtgtgccacattgGTCAAGACTGTCCATTCACCTGCTCTGCAGACTGCAGGAAGTTTATCCACTGGGTCCATCATACGGGGGAATGTTATTTTATTTCCACTATTGATAGCGATATTTCCATGGGCTAATACAGTCATAGTAAGCTTTTTGTACCAGTATTTTAATAACCGCTACAGGGACCAAATGACCATTTGTAGGAAAGTGGGGTAGATGTATTCAGATTTAGCTTCCCGCcaaccttttttgtttttttcgaaAAAGGAAGTGAATGTGTATTGGGATTCCTCCACAATCAAGAACGGTTGAAGATGTTTGTCACACGATGTATGGTGCAGCTAGATTAGTGCATGAGACGTCCATCAATCTTAATCCAGACTCTTCCTCGGGATGGTCCACTTGGAAAAATTCTCTCTTCAGGGATCTAATCCATATAAATGAGTTTTGGCCCAGGTAAGCATTTTCTAATTGTATTGATATGAACGGTGATGATTTCTGATCAATGTGTTCCTTTCCATGCTGATCTTATGGTATAGTTCTCtggatgaatggtccggatcatcaTATGGTGGGGTAGATGGGCAAGCAGATCAGGTGAGCCTCTTGAAGTAGAACCTTGATTGAGAACCTCCCTCTTTTTTCCAGCACATGCAGGAGAAAGATTGTAGCAATCCAGAGCATCCATCTGGTGGGCAACAAAGGTGTACGGCTTGTTGGGATTGGTGCAAAATTCTGGAAAGAAAATCATCTTTCCTTTCACAGCCTTATAGTTTTTACTACGAGAGAacccccaaaaataaaaataaaaacgtaACTATGGATATTAAAAATGCGTGGAAATTGAATTCTCCTTGAAGGAGAGGGAGCTAGGTGTTAATAAATGTGGAGTCGCCGACTGATAAAGACGTCAGGTGACCTGTGAGGGTATTTAGCATGGTTCTAAGACTGGGTGCCTAAAGTCAGAAGTCTGCCGTGTTGAACCTGACTGGATAGGTTTGAACATTGGGAAACTCGGTGGAGAGCCTGAGTCATGAATAACTTTAAGATCGGAAGTGaattttgagtcgagccaacGGCGCTCACCAAGGAGTTGGGTTAGTCTGAAATTTAGCCACATATTTGTGAGATTCGCAGGCGTACTAGAATCAATTAGGTTTGACTCAAACCAAAATCACCTACCCCTGTCATCGAGACAGAGCAGAGCTTGGTCAGGAGTGACCAGCCATCTATTCAATCAACTATTGAGTGCGCTATTGGGCAATTTATCTAGGTTAGGGATACTCatctaatgatttttttttattttttattttttaaccttGAAAATCAAGAACCTTTGAAAGCGCAGCAATTGCAGGGTTGAGCATAAATAAGTTGAAAGATGAATGTAATGAAGGCAAAAACTTACCACTAAATTGGGATCACCAACTTACCTAAGAGTAGCGGAGTGCTTCACAAATCATTGTGCTGATGAGCAGGGGCTAAGTAATGCTAGAGTTACAATCTATTGCCAATCTATCATAAGAGTATAGGTGAACAATTCTTAGAACCacagttttttttgtttttttttccaaatccagCACACAGTGGTAGATAAAAGTATATTACAATTACTAACTATTACTAAGTCAATTCGGTGTGATCGTAGGGACGGATGGAGCTACTCTTAAGCTAGGGTTTCCATATCTGCTAAGCAGTGGAGAGAGTTAAGCTAAATATTCCGGAGAACGGGATAGACAACATTACATTAGAGCTAATTTATTTGTGTTGGTTTAATTGATCATGGATGTTTCTCTGTATATTCTTCTACTATTTATAGAACTCTTAACATAGTCATGAAAATAACCATTGTGTACTCGGCAATTTCACATGCTACCTCCATTTAATTATGCTTGCCCTTTGTTGAATACATTCTTATTTCATTAAGAACCTCTTGCATATTCTCATGCCGGCGTAGTGTTAACGGTTATGAACCTTTATCTGTAAGTTACATACTCAACACACTTCTTTGAAAACTTACTCAACAATGAGTTGTGTTTTGTATATTCAACCACTCACATGATAATATCATGCATGCCACAtggttatatctacaccgttcatttgggACTATCAAATTTTGtcataataagttttttttttttttttaaattaaaggaAAAGAGAGGCCTGATTTGAATTGCAACATCTGTTTAAAAGAGCAAGGCCCATTTAGAAAGGACTACAAATCAAGGTGTATGGAGTTCTtgattttgttatttttaatttttaattatagaATTTGTTAGTTTATTATGTAGTTTGGATGAGTTAGATGAAATTTATTTTGCTATCTTGAATTTTGCCACAAACAAACAATGGAAAGAAATTGGAATTCACAGCCTGTTTGATTCAATTTGATTTGACCTATTTGCTAACAGCGGCATTTGACCACCGATTTTCGTATTTGATTTATTCataataaaattataatgatgatatttttatattacttATAATACTAAATCATTACAAAAAATTATTGAAGccgttatttattttaaaattttcacaataattacataaaaatgaaaaataattataatttttttttacttatctCTTGAATACATTTGCATTAGTCAATGTTCATTATAAAATCACAATGATGACTCAATTCCTTTAATTTACCCTGACAAATCAAACATACCCAAAGATAATCAATCCCAACATGCCCGTGTGATGCTTACTATAAGGATACAATAGGACTCTagcctttggatttatcgaaagctttcgatgatccaaaccattaagaCAACAGGTCTCATTAAAGAGGGggatataaagaaaaataaattggaATATGTAACCCATTCATCATCTGACACTTTAGCAATATGAAGTATTCGATCTTACAGTGTGGACCATTGAAAAGGACCTCGGTCCAAAGCTACAGTACATCcttaataatgatgttttttgaatcccatcccacctaatacc contains:
- the LOC131229169 gene encoding BTB/POZ domain-containing protein At5g66560, translated to MATEKLGSKGQAWFCTTGLPSDIVIEVDEMTFHLHKFPLMAKSQKLHELMTEQESNPERKKISAEGIEEEGEEEICCISLSEFPGGSEAFEAAAKFCYGVKIELTPSNVAPLRCAGEYLEMTEEFSEDNLISKTERFLTQSVFRNLRDCIETLKSCDNLMPLAEALSIPQRCIESIATRASSSDLPSSALFGWPVNDEARGDQKLTSQILWNGIDTGIRPKNLVRSSASDSWFEDLTGLSLPLYKQLISAMKARDLSSDVIEGALVSYAKRLIPGLSRSSRKQSSGSMASEFEQRELLETVIMNLPLKRRTATGSAAPTTTRFLFGLLRTANILRASEDCRATLERRIGQQLEQATLDDLLLPSYSYLIETLYDVDCVERILMHFLEGLDERSTVGISNRHGDHEESGRSPPPINPVMLVGKLIDGYLSEIASDANLKPEKFYDLAFALPDHARLFDDGLYRAIDVYLKAHPWISQEDREKLCGVMDCQKLTLEACTHAAQNERLPLRAVVQVLFFEQLQLRHAIAGSILATDAAGPPLPLDSARSSGVGAGAVALPGDGGDTWQAAIRENQVLRLDMDSMRSRVQELERECTTMRKAIEKIDKGVVGGGNAGGWSSFTKKFGCKFKTQVCDSHERAVVEARKVRQQQLQERQQSL